The DNA sequence AGTACGTAAAGTACCCGTACAGACCTGCCGCATGGTATCGGAAAAATGCACCCGCAAAGTGGCTGAATGTGTCACGCGCAAAGTGCCTTACACTGTAAACCACCGTGTTGCCCGCTGCGTACCAAAACAGGTACCAGTCACCTGCACACGTTATGTTGCCAAGTGTGTGGCTCGCAAGGTGCCTTACGAAGTCTGCACGATGGTGCCTACCACCGTCTGCCCGACAACTTCGGCCTGCTCGACCGGAAACTGCGACCTGTCTCCTGCTCCCCAGACCCGGGGGTCAAACAAGCCGCTCGCTCCGACTCCCGAGCCGGAACCCGAAGCAAATCCGAAATCCGCTCCTGCTAAACCACAGGTTTCAGCTTAAGCGGGCTGACGATTCCCAAGTGTTGTGAACGCACAAAGGCAGGTTTCATCCGAAACCTGCCTTTTTTCATTGGTGCAGACTGCTGCTGCCCCTGATGTTGATTACGAACGGATTACGTTTATCTTTCCCGAGTCTTTGGTGAAAGCCCTGGCTAACGTAGAAGCTGACAATATGTCGGCGGTGATTGAGACTTGGAAGGAAACCAGCGAAGTTCCCTATGATAACGACCAGGATCTTCAGGACCTGCTTGCTGCTCTGTGCCGGCTCTCAAGGTTTGCCCTGGAGCGAGAAGAAGATCTCTACCTCTAGAATTGTCTTTGAAAGAGCGAACCGGTTGTTGCCATCCCATCGAGATCCGGATCGGACACGAATGTCAGCGTGATTCTCTCTGAGTTCAAATAATAAAACCGAGGCAGGTCTCTTTCGAAACCTGCCTCGGTATTTTGTCTAATTCTCATGGTCAGAATAGGCTGACCCCGGTCATGTCTTACCAGCCACCTTCAGACTGCAGGCCTTCCGCTCCACAGACAATATCGCAGGTGGTGTTCAAATCGCAGTCATCGAAGGAATCATCGAATTCACTGCCAACGGTGTAGCTTTTGGTTTTGCCACGTGAACCGGACCAGAAACCGGTGACGGCATAGGTCTGATTTAACGCACCGATGGCATTTGAAACATCGTTCAATTCGGTGTTCACGGCGACGGCAACTTCGCTCAATCCGACAATCATGGCCAGAACGCCAATCGTCAGAACCAGAACCAGTTCAGCTGAAATGATGAAACCGGCTTCATCGTTGTACAAACGGTGCATTACGCGCAACATGAGAGAGTCCCCTTAACTTTGGTAGTGTGCGCTGTCCCGACTTGCGATCAAGAACAGCTATGTGAGAGAGATTGATTGTGAGAGAGTATTTTCTTTCAGCAGAGGGCTTGAGTGATTTAACTCAAACTGCTCTGCCTGACTCGAATTAAAGCAGGAGACGTGCCAGTTTGCCGGGAAGTGCCAGTGAAGGGCAGGGAAGGTGAAGGAGTATCTGCTTATATGGAAATGATTTAGGAAGAAGTGACTCATCGTCAGACGCGGTCAGACCACGCAGGACGGATTTTGAAATCTGTTAACCGGGTTGAACAGAAAGCTTAAACAAAGTGTAAGCAGGACGAAGCGTAAAAAAAGAACCGCTGGAAGTTCCATCGGTTCTGAGTGTCTGAATTTCATGTTCGCTTCGCAGCAGAACAGATCAGGGTGTGACGCTTTCGGAAGCCGTCACCGCATTGGTGCCGGTCACCAGATCACAGGTTGTGTTCAAATCGCAATCATCTGCGTTGTCATTGAACAGGGAACCTGCAACATAGCTTTTGTGTTTACCGTCACAAGTGGCAGTCGCCGCATAACCGGTATAAGCATAACTCTGATTCAGAGCGCCGATCGCATTGGAAACATCGTTGAGTTCCGTGTTCACAGCAACCGCGACTTCACTCAATCCCACAATCATTGCCAGGACAGCGATGGTCAGCACGAGTACCAGTTCCGCTGAGATGACAAATCCACGCTCATCTTTCCATAAGGCCCGCAACATGGTTTATCCCCTTGTCGAAAAAAAACTCTGCCCGGACGAATCCGGGCAGAGCGTGTAATTTTGATGAGAGATCAAATTACGGAGTTACGCCTTCTGAGGCAGTAACACCAGTTGTACCGGTAACCAGGTCACAAGTTGTGTTCAGGTCACAGTCATCAACAGCGTCGTTGAACATTGAACCAGCGTAGTGGCTTTTGTTCTTTCCGCCAGTTCCAGCGAAGCCGGTGTAGGCGTAGCTCTGGTTCAGAGATCCGATTGCGTTTGAAATGTCGTTCAGTTCAGTGTTGACAGCAACAGCGACTTCGCTCAGGCCGACGATCATAGCCAGAACAGCGATGGTCAGTACGAGTACCAGTTCGGCTGAGATTACGAAACCTGCTTCATCGTTCCAAAGTTGATTTAACATTTGAGTGAGTTCCTTGGTTTTAAACTTTTTAATGAGAGACTGATTTGCAGAAGGGGCTCCCTGGGGAAACCTTCCGCGACTAATTGCTGGCTAAAGCGGTAGCGATAACCAGATCGTGACCCAATTCGGAGACTTCGCTCCACTCAGGCACAGTTGTGAAATGCACTGGCCGGTGCATTTCACGGCACAAACTGCAGATTTGTAGGCTTAAAAATATTGTTAAAACGCACGTTATGACCCGCGGAGCAAAGGAAGCCCAGTCATGATGTCGTGGACACCATACGCATTGAATGCTCTCTCACCTTCATGCAATGCAGTCGCTTCTCTTCTTCTCTCGGGGACAAGTCGCAAGAATTTGAAGAAGCCTCAACACGGGTCACAACGCTGCGAATCGATTGTTTCTGTTCAGTTATGAATTTTGTTTTCGTTTCGGTTACGTGAACTACTCAACGCAGCAGGTGTGCCAGAATCGGACGGAGGGGGATGTTGCCAGGCGGCAGCAGGGGCGGTGGTGGGAAGGAAACGCGAATGCGTAATCGCTATAACTGTAGGTCAAATGGCCGTTTACGGAAATCGGCCACAAAATGGGATCCGGATCGGGAAAAGTTCGGTTGGTTGTTTTCCGGCAACAGAATTTATCAATGGATCTGAACAGTCTGTAAAACCAGGTGGCTACACGATGAGTTTTTTTTTAAACATCGGGCCTCCGCAGATGCGGTAAATTTTCTGGAAGACAGAGTTTAGGTGAAATGCTGGCTGTCTGGGTTATACAGGTTTTATCGCTGAGAACAGTATGAGATTGATAATCAAAACAAATGCGACTACCGCATCGCTGTTACAAAAAAAGCTCTGCCCAGGAAAGTCCTGAACAGAGCCTGTATTTACCGGTTGAAACTAATCCGGATTACGGAGTAGTACCTTCACCTGGGGTGATGGCGCCAACACCGGTAACCAGATCACAAGTTGTGTTCAGGTCGCAGTCATCAACAGCGTCTTCGAAGCGTGAGCCAGCGTAGAAGCTCTTAGCTTTACCACCGGTTCCGCGGAACCCTGTGTAGGCATAGCTCTGGTTCAGAGCACCGATTGCGTTTGAAATGTCGTTCAGCTCAGTGTTAACAGCAACAGCAACTTCGCTCAGACCAACGATCATGGCCAGTACAGCGATGGTGAGAACGAGAACGAGTTCCGCAGAAATTACGAAACCAGCTTCGTCATTCCAGAATTGATTCA is a window from the Gimesia benthica genome containing:
- a CDS encoding Flp family type IVb pilin, which encodes MLRALWKDERGFVISAELVLVLTIAVLAMIVGLSEVAVAVNTELNDVSNAIGALNQSYAYTGYAATATCDGKHKSYVAGSLFNDNADDCDLNTTCDLVTGTNAVTASESVTP